The Pan troglodytes isolate AG18354 chromosome 1, NHGRI_mPanTro3-v2.0_pri, whole genome shotgun sequence genome includes a region encoding these proteins:
- the TENT5C gene encoding terminal nucleotidyltransferase 5C isoform X1 — MAEESSCTRDCMSFSVLNWDQVSRLHEVLTEVVPIHGRGNFPTLEITLKDIVQTVRSRLEEAGIKVQDVRLNGSAAGHVLVKDNGLGCKDLDLIFHVALPTEAEFQLVRDVVLCSLLNFLPEGVNKLKISPVTLKEAYVQKLVKVCTDTDRWSLISLSNKNGKNVELKFVDSIRRQFEFSVDSFQIILDSLLFFYDCSNNPISEHFHPTVIGESMYGDFEEAFDHLQNRLIATKNPEEIRGGGLLKYSNLLVRDFRPTDQEEIKTLERYMCSRFFIDFPDILEQQRKLETYLQNHFAEEERSKYDYLMILRRVVNESTVCLMGHERRQTLNLISLLALRVLAEQNIIPNATNVTCYYQPAPYVSDGNFSNYYVAHPPVTYSQPYPTWLPCN, encoded by the coding sequence ATGGCAGAGGAGAGCAGCTGTACCAGGGATTGCATGTCCTTCAGCGTGCTCAACTGGGATCAGGTTAGCCGGCTGCATGAGGTCCTGACTGAAGTTGTACCTATCCATGGACGAGGCAACTTTCCAACCTTGGAGATAACTCTGAAGGACATCGTCCAGACCGTCCGCAGTCGGCTGGAGGAGGCAGGCATCAAAGTGCAGGACGTCCGGCTGAATGGCTCCGCAGCTGGCCACGTTTTGGTCAAAGACAATGGCTTGGGCTGCAAAGACCTGGACCTAATCTTCCATGTGGCTCTTCCAACAGAGGCAGAATTTCAGCTGGTTAGAGATGTGGTTCTGTGTTCCCTTCTGAACTTCCTGCCAGAGGGTGTGAACAAGCTCAAAATCAGTCCAGTCACTCTGAAGGAGGCATATGTGCAGAAGCTAGTGAAGGTTTGCACAGACACTGACCGCTGGAGCCTGATCTCCCTCTCCAACAAGAATGGGAAGAACGTGGAGCTGAAGTTTGTCGACTCCATTCGGCGTCAGTTTGAGTTCAGTGTGGACTCTTTCCAAATCATCCTGgattctttgcttttcttctatGACTGTTCCAATAACCCCATCTCTGAGCACTTCCACCCCACCGTGATTGGGGAGAGCATGTACGGGGACTTTGAGGAAGCTTTTGACCATCTGCAGAACAGACTGATCGCCACCAAGAACCCAGAAGAAATCAGAGGCGGGGGACTTCTCAAGTACAGCAACCTTCTTGTGCGGGACTTCAGGCCCACAGaccaggaagaaatcaaaacTCTAGAGCGCTACATGTGCTCCAGGTTCTTCATCGACTTCCCGGACATCCTTGAACAGCAGAGGAAGTTGGAGACTTACCTTCAAAACCACTTTGCTGAAGAAGAGAGAAGCAAGTACGACTACCTCATGATCCTTCGCAGGGTGGTGAACGAGAGCACCGTGTGTCTCATGGGGCATGAACGCAGGCAGACCCTGAACCTCATCTCCCTCCTGGCTTTGCGTGTGCTGGCGGAACAAAACATCATCCCCAATGCCACCAATGTCACCTGTTACTACCAGCCGGCTCCTTACGTCAGTGATGGCAACTTCAGCAACTACTACGTTGCCCATCCTCCAGTTACCTACAGCCAGCCTTACCCTACCTGGCTGCCCTGTAACTAA